The Streptococcus viridans genome contains the following window.
ACTTGGATTTGATAGAGCGGGCTAGTCGCTTGTTTGATCGCTTGTATGTCGGCATCTTCTTTAATCATGAGAAGAAGGGCTATTTTACCATTGAGCAAAGGGAAGCCATGGTGACAGAGGCAGTGGCTCATTTGCCCAATGTAAGAGTCATCACCTCAGAGGCGGAGTTGGCAGTAGAGGTGGCTAGACGGTATGGGGTGACCAGTTTGGTCCGAGGGTTACGCAATAGCCAGGACTTCCTCTATGAAAGCAATATGGACTACTTCAATCACCAGCTGGCTCCAGAGCTTGAGACTATCTATCTCTGTGCCCAGCCCCAGTACCAGGCCTTGAGCTCGACGAGAATCCGCGAGTTGCTGACCTTCCAGCAGGATGTCAGTGCCTATGTCCCAGAGAGTGTTATAAAGGAGATGAAATAAAAGGAATGAAAGAATTTGAGAAACCAAGGGCTCAGCTACCAGAAAGCCCATTTGAACCTGTGCGCAAAAAAGATAGTGTGTGGAGAACCTATCGTTGGCCGATGATTGGGACCCTGCTTCTGATTTTGGCCTTGCTAGCTTTCTTTGTTCCCCTGCCCTACTATCTGGAAATGCCAGGAAGTTCCGAGGATATTCGCCAAGTGATGCGCGTCAACCATAAAAATGATGAAGCA
Protein-coding sequences here:
- the coaD gene encoding pantetheine-phosphate adenylyltransferase, translating into MSDKIGLFTGSFDPMTLGHLDLIERASRLFDRLYVGIFFNHEKKGYFTIEQREAMVTEAVAHLPNVRVITSEAELAVEVARRYGVTSLVRGLRNSQDFLYESNMDYFNHQLAPELETIYLCAQPQYQALSSTRIRELLTFQQDVSAYVPESVIKEMK